ATTTTATTatccataataataataataataaagcaGCAAAAGACAGTCACCGAAAAACAAAGCAGCAAAAGACAGCGTCCACCATTCACGGCGCCTCAAGCTCCTGCTCCACTGTCCGCGATTAACTGCGCCTGGAGCTCCGCCGCTCGCCATTCACCACGCCCGGAGTTCCACCATCCGCGTTTCACCGCGCCTCGAGGTCCGCCGTCCACGATTCACCGCGCCTCAATCTCCGTGGTCCTCTAGTCCGAATATGCATTCCTTCGGTTACAGAGCGAACGCTTTGTTCACGTTCGCCATTACCATTCTTGCCCTTGTGTGCGCTATGGCTTCCCTCTCCGACAGCCTCAACTCCCCCTCTCCCTCTGCCCATGTCCAGGTCTTAAACATTAACTGGTTTCAGAAACAGCCCAACGGAAACGATGaggtttaatttcttgttccgATCTACGATTAGGGTTTAATTGCCCAAAGGGTTTTGCTAGTAATTTGTCAATATCACTCTTTTATATTCAATTCTGGTGTTTTCAACTCGTTGCTATAGTCTACGCTTAGCAGCAATAATTCTTGTAGCTTTGGCACTTCATTCTGCAATTGAGCCAACTGTTTGAATTGATAAAACTTGCCCACACTTGGGATACTGAAATGGATAACATATGTGACTGTGATTAGGTCTGATTAAATCTCTAGTTCTCAGCAGTGTGAATATATAGTCAATGCCTTATTGTCTGAACTGAAGGTTTATGCTGAATTGGGATCATTTTATTACTTGAGTTTTGGAACTATTGCTTTGTAGAATATAGATAAATTTGATGAACAACACGTCTTGACCTTTATCCGAAATATTTCCTATGTCATTGCTTAATTACTTTTTAGATATTCATATATTTGAAAATTGGAAATAATCAAAGCATAAAGCCAGGAATAATTGGACTTGAAACCATCACAATGGTGTCATCTAATAATTGTAACCAACACGACCTAGTTCAAAGATGCAACAAGGTTTAGATTTTTTTTGCTGTTGAAAGGGGAAGAAGGCAACTATTTAGTTGCCCTGTCATGTTAGACCTTCTGATATGTGCTTCAAATGTTCGGAGTTCAAATATTATTTAGaaattattagtttatatttttaaaatgtgcaatttaatttgatgtattttagttttgtttattTAGTTACTAGATTGAGTTTTGTGTTTGTGGGCTTAtggttttctttgttttaacttaataagaggttataaataCCTCATAAACTATTGTAGTCGTAGTATTGAGTGGCTAGAGGTGCTAAAGCACTTTTTTTGGTAGATGAAACCATATTGTGGACAAGTGAGGTTGAGTGAGTCCCTCTTTTGTTCTACGGGGAATTTGAtagaaggttgaggagtccTTTCGATTCAATTTCCAAACTATGATGTGGACACGTTAAGTTGACGAGTCCCTTTCTTGTTGCATCAAGAAATTGGATAAAAAGTAAAGTGGTTCTCTTTGTATCCAATTTCAatctattctttttattttctatttcaattttaatgtaTGTTTCTTATTCAATATTAATTCATGtcattttgtttatcttttttgtattatttggcATCAGAGCTCAGGTAAAAAAAGGATAAACAAGAAGATAAGAATTCAAACTGAATAAAAAAGATACATTAAATTTGAAACAGAAATAAAAgagataaattaaaattaaatacaaagaGAATCACTTTACTTTCTACTTAATTTCTTGACGCAATAAGAAAGGGATTCCTCAACCTAACTTGTCCGTACCATAGTTTGGAAATTGAATCGAAGGGACTCTTTAACCTTCTACCCAATTCTCCGATGCAATAAAAGAGGGACTCACTCAACCTCAGTTATCCACACCATGGTTTAATCACGAAACCAAAAAATGCTTTGACACATCTAATAACTCAATATTACAACTTATAACCTCTTATTAggttaaaacaaataaaaccctaaacccacaAACACAAAGCCCAATCTAGTAACTGTCATGGTTCATGTCATGGGGGTTcggctatatttttatgttggttgccgaagacctaacacaaccctcctcctttatccgGGCTTGGGACCGGCTATGTACCGCAAGTGTAACATAGGCGGAGTTCAATCTAGtaactaaataaacaaaattaaattgaacattttaaaaatataaactaataactTCTAAATAATATTTGAATTCTTCGTATCACGAACATTTGAAGTATATATCACCTTCTCAAAGTTCTATCTTTTACCATATTGTATGCATGTGTTTACTTCTCTGTACCAGCTCTGAATTTTTAGCTGCATGTGATACTTTGATATTAATATCACATTGTGTCATAAACAACCTTCTTGTGATGCCattctcttttatatttatacAACATCTCTATCCGGTGTTTAATCTGAAGTGGAACACCTTTCTTTTCTTGCAGGTCAGCATGACAATGAATATATCAGCAGATTTACAATCTCTTTTCACATGGAACACAAAACAGGTTTGTGAATAGAATTTGCATTACTCGTCCCCTTTGGTTCTTGAAAAGTATGGATGCGGAAGGTAGGAAGATAAGTGGGAGACTGCAAATTAGTGCATCAGGATGCAATGGGCAAAATCTGCATGATCTTCCTCTGTTCCTCCCTTAATAATGCATGTCGTAATTTTTAATAAGCCTTGCCCACTGTTATATCTTGTTTAATTTTCTGAAATATATTTCTATTCTTGCTCCCATCTTTGCATTTCTATGGTGCATAACCAAATGTATTTCCATGTTATTGTTGTAACTGCCTGATATAACATAAAATGTATTGGATTGGGATAATAATATTTGATCAATTTTTCTAAGCAGTTAGGCTATAACTTCAGGCTGCCCTGGCACTTATTTTGCTTCTCCGTATATGCTTGCAGGTTTTTGTCTTTTTAGCTGCCGAGTATGAAACTCCAAAGAATTCTTTAAATCAGGTACGATTTGAAATATAAAACACTAATAAGTTTGTCTGCTCCTTTTGAGGAGGGAGTAAAGAAACCAGAGTAGTATTCATCTCGCTAAGATAACACTCCCATCACCTATTAATATGCTGCTTCTCTGCCATAGTATGTTATAGCATttgttttgacttttgaatACATTCTTGAGCTGCCATTTGCAGATATCGCTATGGGATGGTATCATTCCCTCTAAAGAGCATGCAAAGTTTTGGATTCATACTTCAAACAAGTACCGCTTCATCGACCAGGTACACAACTCTGAGAATGTGACCACTGGTATGAATTGCTTTAGATTTTATCAGGTCCTGATATTTGACATTTTTCGTTTGTGTTCAGGGAAGGAATTTGCGTGGTAAAGAATTTAACTTGACTATGCACTGGCATGTTATGCCAAAGACGGGCAAAATGTTTGCAGATAAAATAGTCATGCCGGGTTACCGTTTGCCAGAGGAATATAGATGATTCTTTCTTGTCTTGTTAATGATGTATTACTTTAACTTTAGCCTTTTCTATAATGGATATAGAGGGTTACCTCAAGGAACTAGAATCAGGAAACCCGTGATTTGACAAAGTGGAAATGAAATTTTCTTGTGGTATTTAATTGTCTCCTCCATTGTTCCCGACATTTTTCGATTTGAAACACCTCCCCAGTAAGAGTCTCAGATTGCGTCACAGTTTTGAAGCACTATTAGATTGAAAAGGGGATTATTTCTATGTCTAGCTTATTTCTATTAGCTTAGGTTTTTGTTAATGATCACCCATATTAGTTTGTCCTTTTGCATTTGGTGAATGACTCTGTGGTACTCCTAGAATTATTAATTATGACATAGCAAGTTGGACAGCAACTCTTTCTCATTCAGTGCATTAGGAACTTCCCAATGCACCACATGCCTGATTGTTTTTGCATGCCTTGAAACTTTGCCATCAAGTTCCGTCTTCCCAAACCAGAATTATTTTTGAGGTTGTGTCAATTTGTAACCCCTCCTCCTACTTTTCTGTCTACATTTCTCTTCATAGGGGTAGTGCTCTCTCATTTTTTATATGTTCTCCATTTTCCTTATTTATCATTCCTATGTCACGTTTGAATTCTTCTTTAACAAGATTGTCCAAATGAGAGTACAGGAAGATGATAAAATGAGCTTGCTTTAAAAGAACCTACTTAGCAAATTCTGTATTTCCATAGAGCCTATTGTAGTTTCATCATCATATGATCTATATGGCTGAACCCCACCTTGAAGGATGAACTGATgaacaataatttttgttttttatatgtTTGCAACAATCAATGATCATGACCTTGCTGGAATGGTTAAACTTAAACAGTTGCTCTAAGCTTGAGCTTTGCCTTTGAGTATGATAGGCAAACTGAAAGTGTTGGATTTTGCTGCCTGCAATGAACtttatgatattttattttgagatcTCTGCTAATATTCTCTTCTTTCGAGATTTAGGCTATGCATTGTGATGAACTGACTGCTGTGGTTGATATCATTATCAGTTTATTTAACCTGTCAAAATCCTACTATCCAACCAcacactaaaccctaattctGCAAAGGACAGTTACCTGGGCGTAAATTATCATTCACCCTTGAAAACgaattgtttttattttgttactcgCTTTTTATTACCAATATCAACCTGTAATCTTCCCAAGTCCCTAATTCTTACAGTAAATaccaatcccaattcccaagaCAACACAATCCatgatggaaaaaaaaaaatttgacctGTTTGTGGTTAGATGATTTGAATTCCCTTTCTTAAATCTACCATGAACTATTAACAGAATTTGCCAGGTTGGCACTTAACTAATGGACCTATCATCTCAATAATATGCTAGCTATGCAAGTTCCGTTAATAATTCATGGTGAATTTTATAAAGGGGTCTCTTGTCTCATAACAAATAGGCAAGGGGCCAAATTTGCCTCCCCcttattttgtttgtttgtttgtgaTCGTGTTGTTCTTTAGGGAAATAGACAGAGATAAAATTGATTGTTCAATCTAATTCTTATTGTGAAATGTTAACCTGTCTTCTGTCCTACATTAGTTTTCCCAATAAGAGTTAATTTTCTAACCCAAGTACATAAGCATATATCATTTAGAAATCCTAAAATGTAATTTGTATAGTTTTTTGTTACTTATCTAAGCATTTGGATAGGTGAGACTTTCAATTTCTACATAAGGGGTCttgttcttcccttcctctttttctttcgGATTATATGTATGTACTGGTCACCTTCCTTCAATCAAGTCATTAGCTAAGT
The genomic region above belongs to Arachis stenosperma cultivar V10309 chromosome 5, arast.V10309.gnm1.PFL2, whole genome shotgun sequence and contains:
- the LOC130979625 gene encoding signal peptidase complex subunit 3B-like, which produces MHSFGYRANALFTFAITILALVCAMASLSDSLNSPSPSAHVQVLNINWFQKQPNGNDEVSMTMNISADLQSLFTWNTKQVFVFLAAEYETPKNSLNQISLWDGIIPSKEHAKFWIHTSNKYRFIDQGRNLRGKEFNLTMHWHVMPKTGKMFADKIVMPGYRLPEEYR